In Gossypium arboreum isolate Shixiya-1 chromosome 3, ASM2569848v2, whole genome shotgun sequence, the sequence TGGCTTAATAATCATATATTACAATATCATAGAATCATAGTGTATTTTTTATAAGTTAACAAAATCATAGGAAATAATTAACTTAATTTGCGTCATTTTGTTTTCTTAAAATCTTGCCAAAATTGATGTGTTTAAACCCATAGGTAATTggtgaaataatgattaattaattatgaaaaacaaaattaaaggattaaaagaaagaagagatatatatatggttttaatgatataataaatatattatatatttatagtcAACAGAGTAGTTAACGTGGTATGTATGTTTCCTTGTTTGATACAAACACTAGTTGCTCCTTTCACTCCAGCTATTATTTTGCCATTACATTCTTTCCTTAAAACCCTCTTTTTGTTTCCCAAGTTGTAACCAATACACTAACCCTAACCCCACCCCCACCCCCACCCCCACCCCCAATGGAGAAAAAAGATGATATGGAAGGTTCTCAATTTCCGTTCATGGACATGGAGGAAACCACCTCTGAAAACCCCATGGTGAGAATAGATAATGAAGGTTTGTACTGGTCTTTCATGGAGAAAACCACCTATGAAAACCACCTGTTTTTTCCTCCATATTCTACCCCTAGTTTCCATCAAAGCCCTACTCATGGTCTGTTCCAAAACCCTACTGGTTATTCTTCCCAAAGATCATATCCCTTAACTCCAAACCTTCCATTACCTTCCCAACAAAGCTTTGAAAGCCTTGAAGATTCTTTTAGACGAATGACTCTTATTGATCACAATAGCTCTCGTTTACAAAGCATGAGGGTTGAATCTGCTGTGAGAGGGCAAATGGGATTAGGGTTTCCCAATGAGGGGTTTGGAAGCTATGATTTTCTAGGAGCATCTATGGTTCGACCACCGTCGCAGCCGCAACCGAGTTTTCCTGGCTTCGACGTGTATCGACAGAGGAGCCGATCTTTCAATGAATTGCCTTACACTAACCCGCGTTGGCCGATGAATACCCACTGGGGAACCAACAACTCTATATGGGGTTCTAGTGGCTCGCAACCCGAAAACCCTAAATCTAATTTATTCCCTCCAATGTACAACAATCGTCGCCAAGAATGGTTCACGTGTTCATCATTGAAGGAACTAAAAGGTCGGATCTCCGCCGTCGCCAAAGACCAAAAGGGCTGTCGTTTCTTGCAAAAGAAATTCGACGACAAAATCATCAAACGTGAAGAAATCGACATGGTTATATCCGAAGTTAAAGATCAACTTCACGAGTTAATGGTACACCAGGTCGCTAATTATCTCATCCAAAAACTCTTCGAAGTGATCAATCAACAACAAACGACCGAACTACTCCTCGTACTCGTCACTAGAAAACAAAGATTCATGGAAGTTTGCACTGATCCACTCGGGTAAAGAACCAAGAACATGACATTAGGGTTTCTTTCTCAATGAAACTGTAATCTTTTCTTCTGGTCGGATATTGTATGTGTTTTTCTTTTTCAGGACTCGGGCGGTTCAAAAGCTTATGCTGCGGATGAAATCTCAAGAACAAATATCGATACTTTTGTCGGTTTTGAAACCTATTGCTGTTA encodes:
- the LOC108484903 gene encoding pumilio homolog 12-like, with the translated sequence MEKKDDMEGSQFPFMDMEETTSENPMVRIDNEGLYWSFMEKTTYENHLFFPPYSTPSFHQSPTHGLFQNPTGYSSQRSYPLTPNLPLPSQQSFESLEDSFRRMTLIDHNSSRLQSMRVESAVRGQMGLGFPNEGFGSYDFLGASMVRPPSQPQPSFPGFDVYRQRSRSFNELPYTNPRWPMNTHWGTNNSIWGSSGSQPENPKSNLFPPMYNNRRQEWFTCSSLKELKGRISAVAKDQKGCRFLQKKFDDKIIKREEIDMVISEVKDQLHELMVHQVANYLIQKLFEVINQQQTTELLLVLVTRKQRFMEVCTDPLGTRAVQKLMLRMKSQEQISILLSVLKPIAVTLTNNIHGHHIIEQCISTFSNEDTKHIADEIANNCMDIATDKSGCCVLNQCLSHVQTEARDRMLAEIISNAFILSEHCYGNYVVQFVLGMRLRHVTSNLIMQLRGTYVSLSMNKYGSNVVEKCMKCSSEHASIIIKEIMFDIDFLKVLQDAYGNYVIQSALHVSKGDLYDKLVRFILRHYSVLHSHLFGKMVLDRVKCSKTNRV